Proteins from a genomic interval of Lolium perenne isolate Kyuss_39 chromosome 1, Kyuss_2.0, whole genome shotgun sequence:
- the LOC127310752 gene encoding uncharacterized protein isoform X1 yields MSVQCAAHAVRALAAFQAAPSSRRRVSHASVVPCRPRRTVAPVRAADSSPPAAPASSSSSSSGAASDKPIVPDDDGFTLAKVSFGVIGLGVGGSLLSYGFGAYFNLLPGSEWSALMLTYGFPLTIIGMALKYAELKPVPCITYADAFALREQCATPILKQVRSDVTRYRYGDEQHLDEALKRIFQYGLGGGIPRRSAPILQKIQEEVTDDGKYCLVLEFEAKSLELSDFEKRQAKFTSFFGPGIKAEIGQGGDDLYQVRLISETT; encoded by the exons ATGTCTGTGCAGTGCGCGGCGCACGCAGTCCGGGCGCTTGCCGCGTTCCAGGCGGccccctcctcccgccgccgggtGAGCCATGCATCCGTTGTGCCTTGCCGGCCCAGGCGCACGGTTGCGCCGGTCCGAGCTGCGGATTCTTCGCCGCCTGCCGCGCctgcgtcgtcctcgtcgtcgtcgtccggaGCAGCCAGCGACAAGCCCATCGTACCCGACGACGACGGATTCACCCTCGCCAAG GTTTCTTTTGGCGTGATTGGACTAGGGGTTGGTGGCTCCCTCCTGTC ATATGGATTTGGGGCGTATTTCAATCTTCTCCCCGGTTCAGAGTGGTCTGCTCTGATGCTAACCTACGGGTTTCCTCTCACAATCATAGGCATGGCCTTAAAG TATGCTGAACTGAAACCAGTGCCCTGCATAACCTATGCTGATGCTTTCGCTCTAAGAGAACAGTGTGCTACCCCTATCCTCAAGCAG GTCAGGAGTGATGTTACACGTTATAGATATGGTGATGAGCAGCACCTTGACGAAGCGCTAAAGCGGATCTTTCAATATGGTTTG GGTGGTGGCATTCCAAGACGTAGTGCACCTATATTACAAAAAATTCAAGAAGAA GTAACCGATGATGGGAAATACTGTTTAGTACTTGAATTCGAAGCCAAATCATTGGAGCTGTCTGATTTTGAGAAAAGACAG GCAAAATTCACCTCCTTTTTTGGTCCTGGAATTAAGGCAGAAATTG GACAAGGTGGTGATGATCTGTATCAAGTGCGTCTTATCTCGGAGACTACTTAG
- the LOC127310752 gene encoding uncharacterized protein isoform X2 — translation MSVQCAAHAVRALAAFQAAPSSRRRVSHASVVPCRPRRTVAPVRAADSSPPAAPASSSSSSSGAASDKPIVPDDDGFTLAKVSFGVIGLGVGGSLLSYGFGAYFNLLPGSEWSALMLTYGFPLTIIGMALKYAELKPVPCITYADAFALREQCATPILKQVRSDVTRYRYGDEQHLDEALKRIFQYGLGGGIPRRSAPILQKIQEESPSAQIARQKSRWFSLPGTPA, via the exons ATGTCTGTGCAGTGCGCGGCGCACGCAGTCCGGGCGCTTGCCGCGTTCCAGGCGGccccctcctcccgccgccgggtGAGCCATGCATCCGTTGTGCCTTGCCGGCCCAGGCGCACGGTTGCGCCGGTCCGAGCTGCGGATTCTTCGCCGCCTGCCGCGCctgcgtcgtcctcgtcgtcgtcgtccggaGCAGCCAGCGACAAGCCCATCGTACCCGACGACGACGGATTCACCCTCGCCAAG GTTTCTTTTGGCGTGATTGGACTAGGGGTTGGTGGCTCCCTCCTGTC ATATGGATTTGGGGCGTATTTCAATCTTCTCCCCGGTTCAGAGTGGTCTGCTCTGATGCTAACCTACGGGTTTCCTCTCACAATCATAGGCATGGCCTTAAAG TATGCTGAACTGAAACCAGTGCCCTGCATAACCTATGCTGATGCTTTCGCTCTAAGAGAACAGTGTGCTACCCCTATCCTCAAGCAG GTCAGGAGTGATGTTACACGTTATAGATATGGTGATGAGCAGCACCTTGACGAAGCGCTAAAGCGGATCTTTCAATATGGTTTG GGTGGTGGCATTCCAAGACGTAGTGCACCTATATTACAAAAAATTCAAGAAGAA TCCCCATCAGCACAGATTGCAAGACAAAAGAGTAGATGGTTTTCACTACCAGGGACTCCAGCCTGA